GCGATCTGCTCATCTCCGGCCAACGGGTCAACGATCTGCACCCGCGGGCGCGCAACATCGCCATGGTCTTCCAGAGCTACGCCCTCTACCCGCACAAGACCGTGCAGGGCAACATCGAGTTTCCCCTGCGCATGGCCAGACGGCCGGCCGCCGAGGTGAAGGCACGCGCCCTGGAGGTGGCCCGCATGCTCGAACTCGAGCCCCTGCTGCAGCGCAAGCCGGGCCTCCTTTCGGGCGGGCAGCGGCAGCGGGTGGCCATGGCGCGCGCCCTGGTGCGCGACCCGGTGGCCTTCCTCATGGACGAACCGCTCTCCAACCTGGACGCCAAGCTGCGCGTGCAGATGCGCGCCGAGATCGCCGCGCTGCAGCGGCGCACCGGCACCACCACGGTCTATGTCACCCATGACCAGGTCGAGGCCATGACCATGGGCGACCGCGTGGCGGTCTTCAAGGACGGCCTGCTGCAGCAAGTCGATACGCCCCAGAAGCTCTTCGAGCGGCCGGTCAACACCTTCGTGGCCGGCTTCATCGGCTCGCCGAGCATGAACCTGATCGCGGCCCGCAGGGAACCGGCCGGCGGCGGACCGGTCCTTATCGTGGCCGGCGAGCGCATCGTCCTGGGCAAAGGAACGGAAACACGATTCGACCTGACCGCCGCCGACGCCGAACGGGTGGCTTACCTCGGCCTGCGGCCCGAAGACATGGTCGATCCGCAATTGGTAGAAGAAGATCGGCGCCTGCACGGCCGGGTCGCGCTCACCGAACTGCTCGGCCGGGAACAGATGGTCTACCTCGATCTGCGCGACGGCACGCGGCTGGTGGCCCGCCTGCACGCCGACCGGCGCCTCAAGGCCGGCGACGAGATCGCCGTGGGCATCGACCCGGCCCGGCTCTACCTGTTCCAGGCCGACGGGCGCGCGCTGCCCTATCGTCAGGGATCAGGCCAGCCATCATGACGCCATCCACGAGCCCATCGACACCCCAGCCGGCACCGGCCGTCTCGCCCGGCACCGTTCCCGTAAAGCACCGTCATTTTCTCCGCCAGGTGTTCCGCCTGGCCGGACCCTATTGGAAATGCGAGCGGCGCGCGAAAATCCGCGCCGCGACCCTGTCGCTCTTCCTGCTGACCGTGGCCCAGGTCGGGCTCACCGTGTGGGGCAACTACTGGAATCGGGCGCTCTTCGACGCCCTGGAGCAGCGCTCGGTGCGCGGCGTGCTGATCCAGGTGGCGGTTTTCGCGCTGATCTTCGCCATCTCCATCGTGGTCACCGGCGCGCACCTGCTGGTCAAGCGCTGGCTCCAGCTCGACTGGCGGGCCTGGCTGACCGACCAGCTCATGGGACGCTGGATGGAGGATGGTCGCCACTACCGCCTGCTGTTCACGGCCGGCGAGCACGACAACCCCGATCAGCGCATCGCCGAAGACATCCGCATCGCCACCGAAAGCGCCATCGCGCTCGGCCACACGCTCGTTTTCTCGCTGTTGATCCTGGGCCTGTTCGCCGACATCCTCTGGTCGGTGTCGGGATCCATGGCCGTGCCGGGCACCACCGTCAAGGTGCCGGGTTACATGGTGCCCCTGGCCTTCGTCTACGCGGCGCTCGGCAGCGGCCTGGGCTGGATCCTCAGCCGGCCCCTGGTGCGGTCCACCAACGCGCTGCAGACGGCCGAAGCCACCTTCCGCTTCGGCCTGTCACGGGCCAGGGAGAACACGGAGGCTATCGCGCTGATGCGCGGCGAGCCCATGGAGCGGATCGGCTCGACAGCGCGCTTTGGCCAGGTGGTGCGCGAATGGAACCGGCAGTCGTTCGCCTACCTGGGGTTGGTGTCGTTCGGAACGGCCTACGGGGCGCTGCTGCCGGTCTTCCCGATCCTGATCGCCGCCCCGCAGTACATCGCCGGCGCCATGACCCTCGGTGTGCTGATGCAGGCCGCCCAGGCGTTTCAGCGCCTGACCGGCGCGCTCTCCTGGCCGGTGGACAATATCGGCGAAATCGCCCGCTGCCGCGCCTCGGCCGAGCGCGTGCTGTCCCTCGACGAAGCCATCCGGCGCCTGGATGCCGGCGACATAGCGCCGGACGCAGCGCGCATCGTCATCGAACGATCGGACCGCCCGATGCTGACCATCCAGGATCTTTCCATCGCCGATCCCTCGGGAGAGATCCTGCTCGATCGCTTCAACACCGAAATTCGCCGCGGCGAACGGGTACTGATCACCGGCCATCCGGTGGTGACGGGGAGCCTGTTCAAGGCGATCGGCGGGCTCTGGCCCCTGGGCGGTGGCAGAGTGGCCCTGCCGGGCGACGGCGGCCTGCTGTTCGTTCCCCAGCATCCGTTCCTGCCCGAAGAGACCCTGCGGGCGGTGCTTTGCTACCCGTGTCCTCCGGAAGACTTCACCGACGCCGACATCAGCCATGCCATGGCGCAGGCCGGCATCGCCTGGCTCCTCCCGCGCCTCGACGACCGGGACGACTGGGAACAGGTCCTGTCCCGCCGCGCCCGGCAGCGGGTCGGCTTCGCCCGCGTTCTGCTCCAGCGGCCGGCCTGGATCTTCATGGAAGAGGCGACCGACGCCTTCGACCCCAAGGGCCAGCGGCTGATCCTCGAAATGCTGCGGCGCGAACTGCCCGACGCCACCCTGGTGACCATCACCTTCCGTTCCCATCCAGACCTGGAAGCGCTCCACGACCGAACCATCGTGCTGGACCGGGGGCGCAAGCTGGACGGAAAGGGGGACGGACATTAATTTATGAATCAGTTTACTAATCCTGCCGCATCACATAACCATTCTTCTCCACCAATTCTCTTCCACGACGAACCGCATGGCTGATTGCCGATTGGGTCAGTTTGAATATATCCGATAGCCGGTTCTGTGTGATGCCAAGTTGATCAGTGGCCCAGTAGCAAAGTATGCTCCTGGCATTTGTCCTAGCTCTATCCCTTTGGGCGTCCAGCATCTGTTGGGGCGTTATTTGCGTTATCTGAGATACGCGCCTTAAAAGCTTTTCAAAATCGTAACCTTCAGCAGCAAGTCGAAATCTGTTTTCCATCCGTTCCTGGGCTTGTGCCAGCACCTCGTTGACAAAGTCGCCATCTCCCAGGATGCGCTCATCCCCCTTTTGATAATCACCGGCACGCCGGTTGACCTTTAATCCAGCCCACCCGCCTTGGCTTCGCAGCAACCCACCCCCGGTCAGATCAGGGCGCTTGCCCATGCCGATCCCTTTGCGAACAAACTCACGATACCTTCCTTTGGCATCGGCTGCATTTGAACCAAACAGGCCCAAAACATATTGCGTATCGTGCCAGTCGTTCTCTTGAAGACCTAAAATTGCGCCATGCCCGCAGTGAGGATATCTGGCCAGCGACGGATAATCGGCAACAATTTGAGCCCGCAAGGGGTTTAAATGAATATAGCGTACCAACTCCAGCAGATAGGGGCCTTGCTGGCACAAAATGGATTTAAACCGGTTCTGGAATAAATGCCCGACCCTGCGGTGACGCCGGTTGTAATGGACCGCGTAATAGGTGAGCAGTCTTTTCATCAGATCTGAAATCGATACATTGCCGGTTCTGAGCAGCAGGTGAAAATGATTGGTCATCAATGCCCAGGCAAAACAGCGGGTATGCGACTCTATGATTAAAGTACCCAATCGCTCCGTAAAAAGCGTGTAGTCGCCATCTTCAGAAAAAATCCTCTGCCGGTTGATACCGCGGCAAATGATGTGGTGCAATGCCCCCGGGGCGTCTATGCGGGCTTGGCGTGGCATGAATGATCCGTAACAAGAACCGGCCAACATTTCAATTCATATTTTAATGTACGTCCCCTATATCTGCCCATGTGATGGGTCGGTCTTGAAATTGAATCTCAATTTTTACAAAGGAGTCCGCAATGAAACATATTGTCGCAATCTTCATCCTGATTTCTGTTTTCGGTATGAGCACCATGGCACTGGCAGAGGACAAGGCTACCGCAAAAGATGTTTACGATCTCGTTATCAAAGCCTATGAAGTGGTAAACGTATTGAAAGAGGAATCGCTCGTTGCTTTCAACGACCCTAAGGGAGAGTTTATCTACAAGGATACCTACGTGTATGTGATGCAGTGCCCGGAATACGTGGTGGCCCATCCCTATGCACTGGACAAACTCAAGGGCAAGGACCTGACAAAGATATATCCTTTTCAAAACACCCTGTGTGAGGGCGGGAAAAGCACTCAAGGGACCTGGGTTGAATATGCATGGCCTAAACCGGGAAGCCAGGAGCCTTCGCGCAAAATCTCGTTTGTCATAAGCGTTAAAGATACCCCTTACACGATCGCGGCCGGTATTTACAATGACGATGTCAGCATTGAAGAGCTCAATCGGCAACACAAAAACTAGTCTATTTCAGGAAATAGGGGACGTATATTAATTTATGAATCAACTTAACCTTAATGCTGGAGCATCACATAACCATTCTTTTCTGCCAATTCTCTTTCACGACGAACCGCTGATTGTTAAACAGGCAAATGACATGGTGCAATGCCCCCGGGACGTCTATTCGGGCTTGGCGTGGCATGAATGATTCGTAACTAAAACTGGCCAACATTTCAATTCATATTTTAATGTACGTCCCCTATTTCCCTATTTTAATGTACGTCCCCTATTTCCCTATTTCCGACTGGGAACAGGTCCTGTCCCGCCGCGCCCGGCAGCGGGTCGGCTTCGCCCGCGTCCTGCTCCAGCGGCCGGCCTGGATCTTCACGGAAGAGACGACCGACGCCTTCGACCCCAAGGGCCAGCGGCTGATCCTCGAAATGCTGCGGCGCGAACTGCCCGACGCCACCCTGGTGACCATCACCTTCCGTCCCCATCCAGACCTGGAAGCGCTCCACGACCGAACCATCGTGCTGGACCGGGGGCGCAAGCCTGCGCCGGGCCTGGGAGAACTATAGGGACGGCCGTGAAATTTTGAAATTCAAACTATCTCTCAATACGGGGGCCGCCTGTCGGATTATATTGTTATCTCCTCTTTCGGTCATGTGATAAACAGAAGGTGTCTGGATAGGCCGGAGCTGTCAACCTATGATCTGGTCACTATGAAAAAATTGCGTTAGTTGTTCTTTAGTCACAGGATATGCGGAAAGAGTAGGATGAGAGTGTTTTGGTGTAGATAAAATTATAATCGATTTACTCAATAGCCCGATGTTGACACCCTTCACAGATTTGCATATTCAGAAACATCGCATCAAGCCGATTAGACTGCGATGGTCGATAAGGTTTTCTCTCGCGGAATGACCCAAATGACCGACTGCTTGTGCAGTGTTTCCTTGGACGATGAAAACACAGGTATAACAAGCAACTAAAGCGCCACGACGTTAAGCGTCGAGCCTGACTCGGAAATAAGAGCCATGAGGGTGTTAGCCAACCTGTTCCATTTCATACGAAGTACACAAATTTATGTCGTTTCCTACCCGAAAACCGGGCGCACATGGTTGCGGACCATGATCGGGAAATATCTGATTGAACACTACGGCCTGCCTGAGACAGAAATGATGAAAACAGATCGTTTAACGCTTGGGGCCGGTCTTTCGAAAACTAAATTCACGCATGATGGAGCTGCGCTATCGCGGCGGATTCCATACACAGAGCTGAATCCGTCCAAAGCTTCGTATCGTGAAAAGAAGGTTCTGCTCCTGACTCGAAACGTCAAGGATACGGTCGTCTCTGCTTATTTCCAAGCCACGAGACGAAGAGGGCTCTTCGACGGTCCTATCACTACCTTTGTCCGGGATGAGTCTTTTGGTGTCCGGAAAATTTTGACATTCTATAAACAATGGTATGAAAATCGAGAAGTACCAGATGATTTAATCCTATTGAAGTATGAAGACATCCATCAAAATCCTGCCAGAGCACTTGAAACATCTCTCAACTTTATTGGATTGCAGGATGTTCGAATGGACCTGGTTCGATCTACTGTGGAATACAGCTCTTTTGAGAATCTCAGGAAACTGGAAAGGCAGCGTATAAAGAATTCTGGCCAATTGGATGATCCCGAAGCCTATAAGGCGCGCCAAGGAAAGGTCGGCAATTTCAACCAATATCTCGACGACGATGACATCGCTTTTATCGACGAATCAATCTCTACTTGGGGTTGTGAATTCATATATTGACCCAGATCAACAATTCGCTATCCTTTTTTCTGCAACATTCACAGGGGAAATTGCGAGGCTCAAGTGCTCGGCCACCATGTTGGTGGGAGTCTTCGGTCAAATTAAGAATTATCTCCTCTTGATGCCGACGTGGGCCACGGCGATGCCGTTGGTGAAGGATTGCCAGGTCATCTTCTCGAAGCCGATGCCGGTCAGCATCTCCGCCAGCTCTTCGGGCAGGGGAAACATGCGGATGGTTTCGGGCAGGCAGGCGTAGGATTCGGCCGAGCCGGCGATCAACTCGCCGAGCAGGGGCATGATGTTGAACGAGTAGAAGTCGTAGAGCGTGCGGAAGAGCGGGCTGGTTGGCTGGGAGAACTCCAGGCAGAGGATGCGGCCGCCGGGTTTGAGCACGCGGTGCATTTCGGTAAAACCGCGCTTGAGGTGGGTCAGGTTGCGGATGCCGAAACCGACCATTGCGGCGTCGAAGGTTGCGTCCGGGAAGCAGATCTGCTCGGCGTCGCCCTGCACGTAGGCGATGTGGGCCAATTGGGGATCGGGATCGATCTTGGGGCGGCCGGCGGCGATCATCTGCCAGTTGATGTCGTAGATGACCACCCGGCCGTCGGGTCCGGTGCGGCGGGCGGCCAGGATGGCCAGGTCGCCGG
This is a stretch of genomic DNA from Desulfatitalea tepidiphila. It encodes these proteins:
- a CDS encoding cache domain-containing protein, translating into MKHIVAIFILISVFGMSTMALAEDKATAKDVYDLVIKAYEVVNVLKEESLVAFNDPKGEFIYKDTYVYVMQCPEYVVAHPYALDKLKGKDLTKIYPFQNTLCEGGKSTQGTWVEYAWPKPGSQEPSRKISFVISVKDTPYTIAAGIYNDDVSIEELNRQHKN
- a CDS encoding sulfotransferase domain-containing protein, which gives rise to MRVLANLFHFIRSTQIYVVSYPKTGRTWLRTMIGKYLIEHYGLPETEMMKTDRLTLGAGLSKTKFTHDGAALSRRIPYTELNPSKASYREKKVLLLTRNVKDTVVSAYFQATRRRGLFDGPITTFVRDESFGVRKILTFYKQWYENREVPDDLILLKYEDIHQNPARALETSLNFIGLQDVRMDLVRSTVEYSSFENLRKLERQRIKNSGQLDDPEAYKARQGKVGNFNQYLDDDDIAFIDESISTWGCEFIY
- a CDS encoding ABC transporter ATP-binding protein, giving the protein MAEIAFRGVNKIYPNGFQAVHRLDLSIADGEFLVMVGPSGCGKSTTLRMLAGLETISSGDLLISGQRVNDLHPRARNIAMVFQSYALYPHKTVQGNIEFPLRMARRPAAEVKARALEVARMLELEPLLQRKPGLLSGGQRQRVAMARALVRDPVAFLMDEPLSNLDAKLRVQMRAEIAALQRRTGTTTVYVTHDQVEAMTMGDRVAVFKDGLLQQVDTPQKLFERPVNTFVAGFIGSPSMNLIAARREPAGGGPVLIVAGERIVLGKGTETRFDLTAADAERVAYLGLRPEDMVDPQLVEEDRRLHGRVALTELLGREQMVYLDLRDGTRLVARLHADRRLKAGDEIAVGIDPARLYLFQADGRALPYRQGSGQPS
- the ubiE gene encoding bifunctional demethylmenaquinone methyltransferase/2-methoxy-6-polyprenyl-1,4-benzoquinol methylase UbiE, with translation MALWQNPKWFDAERRREQLDEHVSETGRARFGIRTFQENEKVRAVMRHFNRVAPKYDFMNSLLSFGIQHVWKRAAIRMLAPRPGEKILDVCGGTGDLAILAARRTGPDGRVVIYDINWQMIAAGRPKIDPDPQLAHIAYVQGDAEQICFPDATFDAAMVGFGIRNLTHLKRGFTEMHRVLKPGGRILCLEFSQPTSPLFRTLYDFYSFNIMPLLGELIAGSAESYACLPETIRMFPLPEELAEMLTGIGFEKMTWQSFTNGIAVAHVGIKRR
- a CDS encoding ABC transporter ATP-binding protein/permease, with product MTPSTSPSTPQPAPAVSPGTVPVKHRHFLRQVFRLAGPYWKCERRAKIRAATLSLFLLTVAQVGLTVWGNYWNRALFDALEQRSVRGVLIQVAVFALIFAISIVVTGAHLLVKRWLQLDWRAWLTDQLMGRWMEDGRHYRLLFTAGEHDNPDQRIAEDIRIATESAIALGHTLVFSLLILGLFADILWSVSGSMAVPGTTVKVPGYMVPLAFVYAALGSGLGWILSRPLVRSTNALQTAEATFRFGLSRARENTEAIALMRGEPMERIGSTARFGQVVREWNRQSFAYLGLVSFGTAYGALLPVFPILIAAPQYIAGAMTLGVLMQAAQAFQRLTGALSWPVDNIGEIARCRASAERVLSLDEAIRRLDAGDIAPDAARIVIERSDRPMLTIQDLSIADPSGEILLDRFNTEIRRGERVLITGHPVVTGSLFKAIGGLWPLGGGRVALPGDGGLLFVPQHPFLPEETLRAVLCYPCPPEDFTDADISHAMAQAGIAWLLPRLDDRDDWEQVLSRRARQRVGFARVLLQRPAWIFMEEATDAFDPKGQRLILEMLRRELPDATLVTITFRSHPDLEALHDRTIVLDRGRKLDGKGDGH
- a CDS encoding transposase, translating into MPRQARIDAPGALHHIICRGINRQRIFSEDGDYTLFTERLGTLIIESHTRCFAWALMTNHFHLLLRTGNVSISDLMKRLLTYYAVHYNRRHRRVGHLFQNRFKSILCQQGPYLLELVRYIHLNPLRAQIVADYPSLARYPHCGHGAILGLQENDWHDTQYVLGLFGSNAADAKGRYREFVRKGIGMGKRPDLTGGGLLRSQGGWAGLKVNRRAGDYQKGDERILGDGDFVNEVLAQAQERMENRFRLAAEGYDFEKLLRRVSQITQITPQQMLDAQRDRARTNARSILCYWATDQLGITQNRLSDIFKLTQSAISHAVRRGRELVEKNGYVMRQD